A stretch of the Pan troglodytes isolate AG18354 chromosome 20, NHGRI_mPanTro3-v2.0_pri, whole genome shotgun sequence genome encodes the following:
- the SIRT6 gene encoding NAD-dependent protein deacylase sirtuin-6 isoform X3 — protein sequence MEERGLAPKFDTTFESARPTQTHMALVQLERVGLLRFLVSQNVDGLHVRSGFPRDKLAELHGNMFVEECAKCKTQYVRDTVVGTMGLKATGRLCTVAKARGLRACRGELRDTILDWEDSLPDRDLALADEASRNADLSITLGTSLQIRPSGNLPLATKRRGGRLVIVNLQPTKHDRHADLRIHGYVDEVMTRLMKHLGLEIPAWDGPRVLERALPPLPRPPTPKLEPKEESPTRINGSIPAGPKQEPCAQHNGSEPASPKRERPTSPAPHRPPKRVKAEAVPS from the exons ATGGAGGAGCGAGGTCTGGCCCCCAAGTTCGACACCACCTTTGAGAGCGCGCGGCCCACGCAGACCCATATGGCGCTGGTGCAGCTGGAGCGCGTGGGCCTCCTCCGCTTCCTGGTCAGCCAGAACGTGGACGGGCTCCATGTGCGCTCAGGCTTCCCCAG GGACAAACTGGCAGAGCTTCACGGGAACATGTTTGTGGAAGAATGTGCCAAGTGTAAGAC GCAGTACGTCCGGGACACAGTCGTGGGCACCATGGGCCTGAAGGCCACGGGCCGGCTCTGCACCGTGGCTAAGGCAAGGGGGCTGCGAGCCTGCAG GGGAGAGCTGAGGGACACCATCCTCGACTGGGAGGACTCCCTGCCCGACCGGGACCTGGCACTCGCCGATGAGGCCAGCAG GAACGCCGACCTGTCCATCACGCTGGGTACATCGCTGCAGATCCGGCCCAGCGGGAACCTGCCGCTGGCTACCAAGCGCCGGGGAGGCCGCCTGGTCATCGTCAACCTGCAGCCCACCAAGCAC GACCGCCATGCTGACCTCCGCATCCATGGCTACGTTGACGAGGTCATGACCCGGCTCATGAAGCACCTGGGGCTGGAGATCCCCGCCTGGGACGGCCCCCGTGTGCTGGAGAGGGCGCTGCCACCCCTGCCCCGCCCGCCCACTCCCAAGCTGGAGCCCAAGGAGGAATCTCCCACCCGGATCAACGGCTCTATCCCCGCCGGCCCCAAGCAGGAGCCCTGCGCCCAGCACAACGGCTCAGAGCCCGCCAGCCCCAAACGGGAGCGGCCCACCAGCCCTGCCCCCCACAGACCCCCCAAAAGGGTGAAGGCCGAGGCGGTCCCCAGCTGA
- the SIRT6 gene encoding NAD-dependent protein deacylase sirtuin-6 isoform X1 → MSVNYAAGLSPYADKGKCGLPEIFDPPEELERKVWELARLVWQSSNVVFHTGAGISTASGIPDFRGPHGVWTMEERGLAPKFDTTFESARPTQTHMALVQLERVGLLRFLVSQNVDGLHVRSGFPRDKLAELHGNMFVEECAKCKTQYVRDTVVGTMGLKATGRLCTVAKARGLRACRGELRDTILDWEDSLPDRDLALADEASRNADLSITLGTSLQIRPSGNLPLATKRRGGRLVIVNLQPTKHDRHADLRIHGYVDEVMTRLMKHLGLEIPAWDGPRVLERALPPLPRPPTPKLEPKEESPTRINGSIPAGPKQEPCAQHNGSEPASPKRERPTSPAPHRPPKRVKAEAVPS, encoded by the exons ATGTCGGTGAATTACGCGGCGGGGCTGTCGCCGTACGCGGACAAGGGCAAGTGCGGCCTCCCGGAG ATCTTCGACCCCCCGGAGGAGCTGGAGCGGAAGGTGTGGGAACTGGCGAGGCTGGTCTGGCAGTCTTCCAATGTGGTGTTCCACACGGGTGCCGGCATCAGCACTGCCTCTGGCATTCCCGACTTCAG GGGTCCCCACGGAGTCTGGACCATGGAGGAGCGAGGTCTGGCCCCCAAGTTCGACACCACCTTTGAGAGCGCGCGGCCCACGCAGACCCATATGGCGCTGGTGCAGCTGGAGCGCGTGGGCCTCCTCCGCTTCCTGGTCAGCCAGAACGTGGACGGGCTCCATGTGCGCTCAGGCTTCCCCAG GGACAAACTGGCAGAGCTTCACGGGAACATGTTTGTGGAAGAATGTGCCAAGTGTAAGAC GCAGTACGTCCGGGACACAGTCGTGGGCACCATGGGCCTGAAGGCCACGGGCCGGCTCTGCACCGTGGCTAAGGCAAGGGGGCTGCGAGCCTGCAG GGGAGAGCTGAGGGACACCATCCTCGACTGGGAGGACTCCCTGCCCGACCGGGACCTGGCACTCGCCGATGAGGCCAGCAG GAACGCCGACCTGTCCATCACGCTGGGTACATCGCTGCAGATCCGGCCCAGCGGGAACCTGCCGCTGGCTACCAAGCGCCGGGGAGGCCGCCTGGTCATCGTCAACCTGCAGCCCACCAAGCAC GACCGCCATGCTGACCTCCGCATCCATGGCTACGTTGACGAGGTCATGACCCGGCTCATGAAGCACCTGGGGCTGGAGATCCCCGCCTGGGACGGCCCCCGTGTGCTGGAGAGGGCGCTGCCACCCCTGCCCCGCCCGCCCACTCCCAAGCTGGAGCCCAAGGAGGAATCTCCCACCCGGATCAACGGCTCTATCCCCGCCGGCCCCAAGCAGGAGCCCTGCGCCCAGCACAACGGCTCAGAGCCCGCCAGCCCCAAACGGGAGCGGCCCACCAGCCCTGCCCCCCACAGACCCCCCAAAAGGGTGAAGGCCGAGGCGGTCCCCAGCTGA
- the SIRT6 gene encoding NAD-dependent protein deacylase sirtuin-6 isoform X2, with protein sequence MSVNYAAGLSPYADKGKCGLPEIFDPPEELERKVWELARLVWQSSNVVFHTGAGISTASGIPDFRDKLAELHGNMFVEECAKCKTQYVRDTVVGTMGLKATGRLCTVAKARGLRACRGELRDTILDWEDSLPDRDLALADEASRNADLSITLGTSLQIRPSGNLPLATKRRGGRLVIVNLQPTKHDRHADLRIHGYVDEVMTRLMKHLGLEIPAWDGPRVLERALPPLPRPPTPKLEPKEESPTRINGSIPAGPKQEPCAQHNGSEPASPKRERPTSPAPHRPPKRVKAEAVPS encoded by the exons ATGTCGGTGAATTACGCGGCGGGGCTGTCGCCGTACGCGGACAAGGGCAAGTGCGGCCTCCCGGAG ATCTTCGACCCCCCGGAGGAGCTGGAGCGGAAGGTGTGGGAACTGGCGAGGCTGGTCTGGCAGTCTTCCAATGTGGTGTTCCACACGGGTGCCGGCATCAGCACTGCCTCTGGCATTCCCGACTTCAG GGACAAACTGGCAGAGCTTCACGGGAACATGTTTGTGGAAGAATGTGCCAAGTGTAAGAC GCAGTACGTCCGGGACACAGTCGTGGGCACCATGGGCCTGAAGGCCACGGGCCGGCTCTGCACCGTGGCTAAGGCAAGGGGGCTGCGAGCCTGCAG GGGAGAGCTGAGGGACACCATCCTCGACTGGGAGGACTCCCTGCCCGACCGGGACCTGGCACTCGCCGATGAGGCCAGCAG GAACGCCGACCTGTCCATCACGCTGGGTACATCGCTGCAGATCCGGCCCAGCGGGAACCTGCCGCTGGCTACCAAGCGCCGGGGAGGCCGCCTGGTCATCGTCAACCTGCAGCCCACCAAGCAC GACCGCCATGCTGACCTCCGCATCCATGGCTACGTTGACGAGGTCATGACCCGGCTCATGAAGCACCTGGGGCTGGAGATCCCCGCCTGGGACGGCCCCCGTGTGCTGGAGAGGGCGCTGCCACCCCTGCCCCGCCCGCCCACTCCCAAGCTGGAGCCCAAGGAGGAATCTCCCACCCGGATCAACGGCTCTATCCCCGCCGGCCCCAAGCAGGAGCCCTGCGCCCAGCACAACGGCTCAGAGCCCGCCAGCCCCAAACGGGAGCGGCCCACCAGCCCTGCCCCCCACAGACCCCCCAAAAGGGTGAAGGCCGAGGCGGTCCCCAGCTGA
- the SIRT6 gene encoding NAD-dependent protein deacylase sirtuin-6 isoform X5 — protein sequence MFVEECAKCKTQYVRDTVVGTMGLKATGRLCTVAKARGLRACRGELRDTILDWEDSLPDRDLALADEASRNADLSITLGTSLQIRPSGNLPLATKRRGGRLVIVNLQPTKHDRHADLRIHGYVDEVMTRLMKHLGLEIPAWDGPRVLERALPPLPRPPTPKLEPKEESPTRINGSIPAGPKQEPCAQHNGSEPASPKRERPTSPAPHRPPKRVKAEAVPS from the exons ATGTTTGTGGAAGAATGTGCCAAGTGTAAGAC GCAGTACGTCCGGGACACAGTCGTGGGCACCATGGGCCTGAAGGCCACGGGCCGGCTCTGCACCGTGGCTAAGGCAAGGGGGCTGCGAGCCTGCAG GGGAGAGCTGAGGGACACCATCCTCGACTGGGAGGACTCCCTGCCCGACCGGGACCTGGCACTCGCCGATGAGGCCAGCAG GAACGCCGACCTGTCCATCACGCTGGGTACATCGCTGCAGATCCGGCCCAGCGGGAACCTGCCGCTGGCTACCAAGCGCCGGGGAGGCCGCCTGGTCATCGTCAACCTGCAGCCCACCAAGCAC GACCGCCATGCTGACCTCCGCATCCATGGCTACGTTGACGAGGTCATGACCCGGCTCATGAAGCACCTGGGGCTGGAGATCCCCGCCTGGGACGGCCCCCGTGTGCTGGAGAGGGCGCTGCCACCCCTGCCCCGCCCGCCCACTCCCAAGCTGGAGCCCAAGGAGGAATCTCCCACCCGGATCAACGGCTCTATCCCCGCCGGCCCCAAGCAGGAGCCCTGCGCCCAGCACAACGGCTCAGAGCCCGCCAGCCCCAAACGGGAGCGGCCCACCAGCCCTGCCCCCCACAGACCCCCCAAAAGGGTGAAGGCCGAGGCGGTCCCCAGCTGA
- the SIRT6 gene encoding NAD-dependent protein deacylase sirtuin-6 isoform X7: MEERGLAPKFDTTFESARPTQTHMALVQLERVGLLRFLVSQNVDGLHVRSGFPRDKLAELHGNMFVEECAKCKTQYVRDTVVGTMGLKATGRLCTVAKARGLRACRGELRDTILDWEDSLPDRDLALADEASRSGPAGTCRWLPSAGEAAWSSSTCSPPSTTAMLTSASMATLTRS, translated from the exons ATGGAGGAGCGAGGTCTGGCCCCCAAGTTCGACACCACCTTTGAGAGCGCGCGGCCCACGCAGACCCATATGGCGCTGGTGCAGCTGGAGCGCGTGGGCCTCCTCCGCTTCCTGGTCAGCCAGAACGTGGACGGGCTCCATGTGCGCTCAGGCTTCCCCAG GGACAAACTGGCAGAGCTTCACGGGAACATGTTTGTGGAAGAATGTGCCAAGTGTAAGAC GCAGTACGTCCGGGACACAGTCGTGGGCACCATGGGCCTGAAGGCCACGGGCCGGCTCTGCACCGTGGCTAAGGCAAGGGGGCTGCGAGCCTGCAG GGGAGAGCTGAGGGACACCATCCTCGACTGGGAGGACTCCCTGCCCGACCGGGACCTGGCACTCGCCGATGAGGCCAGCAG ATCCGGCCCAGCGGGAACCTGCCGCTGGCTACCAAGCGCCGGGGAGGCCGCCTGGTCATCGTCAACCTGCAGCCCACCAAGCAC GACCGCCATGCTGACCTCCGCATCCATGGCTACGTTGACGAGGTCATGA
- the SIRT6 gene encoding NAD-dependent protein deacylase sirtuin-6 isoform X4: MSVNYAAGLSPYADKGKCGLPEIFDPPEELERKVWELARLVWQSSNVVFHTGAGISTASGIPDFRGPHGVWTMEERGLAPKFDTTFESARPTQTHMALVQLERVGLLRFLVSQNVDGLHVRSGFPRDKLAELHGNMFVEECAKCKTQYVRDTVVGTMGLKATGRLCTVAKARGLRACRGELRDTILDWEDSLPDRDLALADEASRSGPAGTCRWLPSAGEAAWSSSTCSPPSTTAMLTSASMATLTRS, translated from the exons ATGTCGGTGAATTACGCGGCGGGGCTGTCGCCGTACGCGGACAAGGGCAAGTGCGGCCTCCCGGAG ATCTTCGACCCCCCGGAGGAGCTGGAGCGGAAGGTGTGGGAACTGGCGAGGCTGGTCTGGCAGTCTTCCAATGTGGTGTTCCACACGGGTGCCGGCATCAGCACTGCCTCTGGCATTCCCGACTTCAG GGGTCCCCACGGAGTCTGGACCATGGAGGAGCGAGGTCTGGCCCCCAAGTTCGACACCACCTTTGAGAGCGCGCGGCCCACGCAGACCCATATGGCGCTGGTGCAGCTGGAGCGCGTGGGCCTCCTCCGCTTCCTGGTCAGCCAGAACGTGGACGGGCTCCATGTGCGCTCAGGCTTCCCCAG GGACAAACTGGCAGAGCTTCACGGGAACATGTTTGTGGAAGAATGTGCCAAGTGTAAGAC GCAGTACGTCCGGGACACAGTCGTGGGCACCATGGGCCTGAAGGCCACGGGCCGGCTCTGCACCGTGGCTAAGGCAAGGGGGCTGCGAGCCTGCAG GGGAGAGCTGAGGGACACCATCCTCGACTGGGAGGACTCCCTGCCCGACCGGGACCTGGCACTCGCCGATGAGGCCAGCAG ATCCGGCCCAGCGGGAACCTGCCGCTGGCTACCAAGCGCCGGGGAGGCCGCCTGGTCATCGTCAACCTGCAGCCCACCAAGCAC GACCGCCATGCTGACCTCCGCATCCATGGCTACGTTGACGAGGTCATGA
- the SIRT6 gene encoding NAD-dependent protein deacylase sirtuin-6 isoform X6, whose protein sequence is MSVNYAAGLSPYADKGKCGLPEIFDPPEELERKVWELARLVWQSSNVVFHTGAGISTASGIPDFRDKLAELHGNMFVEECAKCKTQYVRDTVVGTMGLKATGRLCTVAKARGLRACRGELRDTILDWEDSLPDRDLALADEASRSGPAGTCRWLPSAGEAAWSSSTCSPPSTTAMLTSASMATLTRS, encoded by the exons ATGTCGGTGAATTACGCGGCGGGGCTGTCGCCGTACGCGGACAAGGGCAAGTGCGGCCTCCCGGAG ATCTTCGACCCCCCGGAGGAGCTGGAGCGGAAGGTGTGGGAACTGGCGAGGCTGGTCTGGCAGTCTTCCAATGTGGTGTTCCACACGGGTGCCGGCATCAGCACTGCCTCTGGCATTCCCGACTTCAG GGACAAACTGGCAGAGCTTCACGGGAACATGTTTGTGGAAGAATGTGCCAAGTGTAAGAC GCAGTACGTCCGGGACACAGTCGTGGGCACCATGGGCCTGAAGGCCACGGGCCGGCTCTGCACCGTGGCTAAGGCAAGGGGGCTGCGAGCCTGCAG GGGAGAGCTGAGGGACACCATCCTCGACTGGGAGGACTCCCTGCCCGACCGGGACCTGGCACTCGCCGATGAGGCCAGCAG ATCCGGCCCAGCGGGAACCTGCCGCTGGCTACCAAGCGCCGGGGAGGCCGCCTGGTCATCGTCAACCTGCAGCCCACCAAGCAC GACCGCCATGCTGACCTCCGCATCCATGGCTACGTTGACGAGGTCATGA